TCGCCCTGCACGCGGATATAGGTCTCGCGGTTGTAGCGCTTGAGCACCGCGTCCTCGTTGCGGCTCTCCAGGTGGGCGACCTGCGAGACCGGCACCTGCCGCCCGTCATGCGTGGTCAGGGTCAAATCGCCGATCTCCCCGAGCGAGCGCCGCTCCGGGCCCGGGCTGCGCAGGAGCACGTCCACCGCGCGCAGGTTCTCGCGCATTTGCGTCGCGGGCGTCCCGTTGAGGTAGCTCTGCAGCTGCTGGCCGGCCTCCTTCGGCGTCAGGCCGATCAGGCGAAGACGCTCCTGGTCGAGGACGAGGTGCAGGCTCGGGGTCTTGTCGCCCCAGTCGAGGTGCACGAGCCTCATGTTCGGGTTGGCCATCATCACGTCCCTGACCTCCGCGGCGATGCCGCGAATGACGTCGGGGTCGGGGCCCATGACGCGGAAGGCCACGGGGAAGCGGATCGGCGGGCCGAACACGATCTGCAGCACGCGCACGCGCGCCTCGGGGAAGAGCCCGTCGCTCACGAGCGTGCGGAGCTTGATCCGGAGCGCGTCGCGGGACGCGGCGTCGGCGGTCTGGACGACGATCTGCGCGAAGGCCGGGTCGGGCAGCTCGGGGTCGAAGGAGAGCACGAAGCGCGGCATGCCCTGACCGATGTAGCTCGTGATCTCCCGCGCCTCGGGAAGCTCACGGATGGCCGCCTCGACCCGCTTGACGCTCGCCTCGGTCGCAGCAAAAGCCGAGCCGGTCGGCAGCGTCACCTCGACGATCAGTTCGGGGCGCTCGGAATTCGGAAAGAACTGCTTCTCGACCCGGCCCATGCCGACGACCGCGAGGGCGAACAGCCCGACCGTGATCCCGGCCGCCAGCCACTTGTGGTCGACGGAGGCGCGCACCACGCGGCGCAGGCGCCGGTAGTTCCTCGTGGCGTAGATCGCCTCGTGGCCGCCCGCCACTTTCTTGATGTCGGGCAGGAGCTTGACGCCGAGATAGGGCGTGAAGGTCACCGCCACGATCCATGAGACGATCAGCGAGAAGCCGACCACCCAGAAGATGTTGCCGGCGTATTCGCCCGCCGTCGAGGCCGCGAAGCCCACGGGAAGGAATCCCGCGATGGTGACGAGGGTGCCGGTCAGCATCGGCGCCGCGGTCGCGCTCCAGGCATGGGTCGCGGCCTCGACGCGGTCGACGCCCTCCTCCATGCGCACCACCATCATCTCGATGGCGATGATCGCATCGTCCACGAGCAGGCCCAGCGAGATGATCAGGGCCCCCAGCGTGATGCGGTCGAAGTCGCGCCCGGTCACCATCATCACCACGAACACGGCCGCGAGCGTGATCGGCACCGCGAGCGCCACGACGATGCCGACCCGGAAGCCCAGCGCCACGAGGCTGACGACGATGACCACCGAGAGGGCGGTGAAGAACTTCACCATGAACTCGTGGATGGCGTCGTCGATGACCTTCGCCTGGTCGGTGATCTTGGTGACGGCGATGCCGGCCGGGAGCTCGCCGTGGATCGCCGCCTCCTCGGCGGCGAGCGCCGCACCGAGCGCCAGGCCGTTGAAGCCCGGCTTCATCACGAGGCCGAGCATCAGCGCCGGCTCGCCGTCGTTGCGGATCGCGAAGACCTTCGGGTCCTCGTAGCCGCGCTTCACCTCGGCGATGTCGCCGAGCTTGAGGCTGCGCTCGCCCGCCGCGACCGGCAGGTTGCGGATCGTGTCGAGGCCGTCGATGGCGCCGTCGAGCCGGAGATACACCCGCGGGCCGGAGGTCTCGACGAAGCCCGCCGGGGTCACGTCGTTCTGGTTGGCCAGTGCCGCGAGCAATTGCTGCCCGGTGATGCCCAGGGTTGCGAGACGCTGGTAGGAGATCTCGACGTAGATCTTCTGGTTCTGCTCGCCGAGGATGTTGATCTTCTCGACGCCGGGCACGCGCAGCAGGCGCTGGCGCAGATCCTCGGCGCGCAGC
This is a stretch of genomic DNA from Methylobacterium sp. 17Sr1-1. It encodes these proteins:
- a CDS encoding efflux RND transporter permease subunit — translated: MTGFNLSALAVRERAVTLFLIIAVTAAGFFAFQRLGRAEDPAFTVKTMAVSAAWPGATTSEIQRQVADPLEKRLQELVYYDRVETTVRPGIMLMKVYFKDSMPPARLQAEFYQTRKKLSDQASTLPRGVLGPLFNDEFSDVYFALYALQAKVLPHRHLVLRAEDLRQRLLRVPGVEKINILGEQNQKIYVEISYQRLATLGITGQQLLAALANQNDVTPAGFVETSGPRVYLRLDGAIDGLDTIRNLPVAAGERSLKLGDIAEVKRGYEDPKVFAIRNDGEPALMLGLVMKPGFNGLALGAALAAEEAAIHGELPAGIAVTKITDQAKVIDDAIHEFMVKFFTALSVVIVVSLVALGFRVGIVVALAVPITLAAVFVVMMVTGRDFDRITLGALIISLGLLVDDAIIAIEMMVVRMEEGVDRVEAATHAWSATAAPMLTGTLVTIAGFLPVGFAASTAGEYAGNIFWVVGFSLIVSWIVAVTFTPYLGVKLLPDIKKVAGGHEAIYATRNYRRLRRVVRASVDHKWLAAGITVGLFALAVVGMGRVEKQFFPNSERPELIVEVTLPTGSAFAATEASVKRVEAAIRELPEAREITSYIGQGMPRFVLSFDPELPDPAFAQIVVQTADAASRDALRIKLRTLVSDGLFPEARVRVLQIVFGPPIRFPVAFRVMGPDPDVIRGIAAEVRDVMMANPNMRLVHLDWGDKTPSLHLVLDQERLRLIGLTPKEAGQQLQSYLNGTPATQMRENLRAVDVLLRSPGPERRSLGEIGDLTLTTHDGRQVPVSQVAHLESRNEDAVLKRYNRETYIRVQGDVLDGKQPPDIHAQVFPLLDPIKAKLPPGYRIDTAGAVEESAKAMNALVAVFPLMLIATLTVIMLQVRSFTTMVMVFATAPLGLVGAAPTLLLFHQPFGFNAILGLIALSGILMRNTLILVDQIHHDRAAGLSDYEAIVESTVRRARPVILTAAAAMLAFIPLTHSVFWGALAYVLIGGVGVGTLLTLLFLPALYALWFRVGREPVAAGVAPGLHAVPIRAEP